Within Apostichopus japonicus isolate 1M-3 chromosome 23, ASM3797524v1, whole genome shotgun sequence, the genomic segment cgaagggggcagccggccccccccttgagcatatatatatatattttttttaaatgattttatgatatcgctagtaatttcaaaagagaaaatgctaagattcaacttacaaggcctgggaagtgccatttccagcgatctgggaggcattttcagccaaaattttcttgtacgcttcgcgccaaccatggtggcgctacgcttagatagtttgccatGCCAAATCAatagtttcgcccctcccttggcaaattcctggctacgcgcctgctttaCTCAGTAATTCATTGTCTATGTACATATTGTGAGACATTTTTTATTGGACACTTTTCTCTTGTATATACATGTTTGATTTTATATCAAATTGGTATGGCGGTATATTTTTAGAATAGGTCAGGATCGATGGCCAGACACTGGTTTTCTTATTGGTTTGCTCTTTCGTTTCTTGTCTGGTCAGCGGTCATTTGCTTCTTTTGTTGTGTGTTTGACTTGTATTCTTAATGTATTTTATgacttttatatttgtaaagcGCCCTGAGACTTCTGTTATGGGCGCttaataagaactgtttattattattattattatgagttGAATATTGAAACGTTGTAACTTTAAAGTACATGCCTAACAATCATTTTTGCCTGATGCGACGTTTGTGGACTTAAAACGTACAATGTTCTATTTTGTCTGTATGGTAACTTAACCGCACGTATCCTTTCGCGAAAATATGTAGCACTTTGCATGCATGACTTGCAAAATtcaaatgcaaaatgcagcCTTGTTTGGTTGTAGGTGAGATACACGCTGATATCCGTGTcgtacaagggcggcggaaccggggggggcacagggggcacgtgccccccacttttcctcaggttaaaaatgtgcccttttttctacataaaaagtgaggtgtctcaagttagcaagaggccagggaaccagaatgaacactcgggaaggccgtttccggccatctgaggggtttgtaaaaccaaaaattttcttgcacgatccgcgccaaccaatggtggcgctccgctcagatagtcgtgcatacaacctTGCAAATCCAGGCTACGCCGCTgactttttaattaatttctgtgggtcaaactcaaagctattgcgaatggaaaaaaaattgttagatattaacaagaactaaactctaatttggaagattcctacattagcaactagcatgatttcacctcattttgtctcaaaagaaaacttgttccttgtttcccaatttgcacattggatattgcagtgctagtatgcatattttccttgcgggtggggggggggcgttgatggagtgatgtgtatacgcaaaaatgataataaaataagagttataaagggtactaaatataaggctgcatctgtccaatcaaatttctgcaaagtgccctttgatgtcggtgcccccccccccccagattaaaagtgcttccgccgcccttgttgtCGTACAAATAACACCGAACCCGAaggatatattttaaatgacaaATGGTATGAACAAAAGTCGTACACATTACAACCTACGCGTTGAAACGTACACGTTACAACGTACACGTTTACAACGTACACGTTACAACGTTTGTCTTCTTATTCTTTAACAAAATGTCATCAGTTCCTTCATTCTTTTTCCCCGTTTCAACCATTATCTGTCCTAGAACAAGAAAAGGGTATAGACGGGCCGAATAGAAACCATGGCCGACGTAGCTAAACTGCTGAAAGAACTATTACCAACTTTGAATGAAGTATTCGAGAAGGAAATATTGATATCGGGGGTCATTCAGACAAACCTACCTGCTGATAACTTTGGGTTCTGGTTGACCCAAGGGGTGCCATTCGGTCTCATATTTATACATCTTCTGATGGCTGTGTTAGGTAATTACGGTTggtcgttgttgttgttgtttttgtttgtttgtttcttttgtttactgCTAGTCCCGCAATGATTTCAGTTAGGTCTTTCGTCTCAAATTATAATAGCCTACAAACCAAAACCAAACTTGGAAGAGGATCTTATCGGCTGCTTGATCCATGTATCGTTTTACGGTATAGTTAAGATATaaattgtatacatatatattgacaaAAGTGTTTTCTGCGTGGGATCGCGGGTAGTTGGGTGATTGTAGGGTGTTAGGGGAGGGGCGAGGTTATGTTCATGGGTCGTGGATAGGGGTGCGTTTAAGGCGGGGTTTTAATGGGCCTTCTTAGAATAAATTGAGATAATTCCGATTGATTTAGTGTTAATTCTGGATTCTTTGTTCTCTCGTAATATCTTGACTAGGTGAAAGAGATGTCGGCAGATGTTTTGTACCAAAGGTCGAAGGTCAACCGCTCACTCAATCACAAATACAATACATAACCGAGATGTGCTTGGATCAGGCTACACATTATGAGTGTTTTGACGAAAGCAACGGAGAATTTAAAGATGTGTGCCGCGCCTCTCCATGTGACAACATGACCGAAACTTTGCACATAAATAACACGTATCCAAATTCAGATAAAACGAATGTCTTTGAAACTCTTTTCTTTTATCGTTACTACGTTTGGTTTCTTGTCGCTTTCACTTTTCTACGTGCTCTGCCTCAAATCGTATGGAAACTATCCTATACCGCTGATGTAAGGAAGGCCATCCAGGACATAGCGGTTATTGCTGAATTTCAACACGCCATGTGCGGTGTGATGTCGCTCGTGAGTGGGGATAGCACCGGCGAAATGGTGGCCAGTACTTCGTCGTCCAGCATCAATACGAATTACAAATATCCAAAATGGATGAAATCTATGAACAGAATCGTCCTTGAAGAAGTCAGCAAACGAGCTTCAAAAGTGATCCTCTTCCGTGCTTACGTCATGCGTAAACTTGCCGATATAATTTTAGATTTGGTAATCATCGGTACCTTTATTTGGTTTCAGTATGATCGTACACCGTTTGACCAAATAGTATTCGTTTGTGATTTACACGGTGATCGCGACAACATCTTCCTATGTGATTCTATACACAGACGGTTTGTACCGTGTACCGTGTCGTTCGGTTTCGAGTTCATGATAACTGCTTTTCTCGTATTTTTTATCATGGTAGGTGACTGCCTCCTACAACTTTTCGTGACTTTGGCATTTACGAGGGTGGGCCATCGGATAATACGCAAATTGACTTGCGGCTATTGGTTTGGGAAAGCAGTTCTTTATTGGGATCCGTTCATCTCTCAAGAACTTGAACTTAATCAAAACAAGCAATGGATGCATTTTGACCAATCTTTTATGCACTCACCGAACGATCTCTATCTTGTCGGTTTAATGTACAAGCAGAGTAGCGTAATGCATGGCCACTTTCTGAAAATGATGGCCGAGAAAATGCTCGAACAGCTTCGACCAGCGTTTGATTATCTTAGACAAACGGCTGAGCACAATTCTAATCCATCCGTGTTCAGATCTAGGTCCCGAATTTCGACAAATCTCAGAGATGATGATAACGACAGATCTGAAGATGACACAACCCGTGATCCACCGGAACAATCCTCTCAAACTGAACAAACAGGGTTTGATTTTGAAGGAAGCTCACAATTTTCTCAGTACAGCGTACCGTATTCTCATCTTTAATTTAAGGTTGACCCTGGTTAAATTAATTCTGCTATTTGGTCCTCTAGCTAATTCTGCTGTGTTAACGACTTCTCTTCAACAAAACTCGGTTTAATATtgccagatatatatatatatatatatatatatatatatatataaatattacttacttacttttacttacttttacttacttttacttacttttacttacttttacttacttttacttacttttacttacttttacttacttttacttacttttacttacttttacttacttttacttacttttacttacttttacttacttttacttacttttacttacttttacttacttttacttacttttacttacttttacttacttacttactgaCTTACTGACTTACTTACTTACTGACTTACTGActtactgactgactgactgactgactgactgactgactgactgactgactgactgacttactgactgactgactgactgacttacTGACTTACTGACTTACTGACTCACTTACTCACTTACTCACTTACTCACTTACTGACTTactgactcactgactcactgactcactgactcactgactcactgtctcactgactcactgactcactgactcactgactcactgactcactgactgactcactgactgactcactgactgactcactgactgactcactgactcactgactcactgactcactgactcactgactcactgactcactgactcactgactcactcactcactcactcactcactcactcactcactcactcactcactcactcactgactcactgactcactgactcactgactgactcactgactgactcactgactgactcactgactgactgactgactcactgactcactgactcactgactcactgactcactgactcactgactcactgactcactgactcactcactcactcactcactcactcacttaCTTACTTGCCTATATCTGTCTGTATCATGTCAGTTCGTAGGTTTATTGTCGTGCCATATCGTTAAATATCAAGTTCAGCCGCATATGCTCTGTCTTATGCTTTTTCTTCATCGCTCACTACCAAGTGTGAGGGGAACGATATTAACCATAAGCACTTTACTTGTCTCTACCGTTACATTGCTTTATATGTACGGCAATATCCTGGCCCAACTACTTTcagggcatatatatatatataaatatatatatatatatagttgatatCGCGCAAATAAGCTGTTTGTATACAGCTTGGCTCGCCGTATTGATAGTTATTTACGACTGATTAATATAAGGATCTACAACATTTTGCTCATTCCCATCCTCGTATAAGCGATGCATCGTAGTGTGGGTGATACTTGTGAAGTTATTCTACTGGCCTAGCCTTCTCGTCTTCTCTGTCCACCACAAGCACTTCTTCAAGATCTAGTCTTTGACAGATAACCCAAGATACTAATGTAGTAGACTGTAATCAAAGATTCTTTTCCTTTTTATCatgcaaattaaaaacaaagtgGCTcttgttacaactagtcgtaagaataattcccgactacgcatgcgcggttgctattttcatgaccaggagtactatttttacgacgaggagaaacaataatttccggttagggttagggtaagggttaggattgaggtttagggttatgtttagggttagggttacccctaatacatgcgcagttgctttatttactttactgcgcttgaatttgcctttgtcgtaagaatagtttataaataattgttacgactcgttgtaagaatagccacggccaattaaaaaatcaaaataagttTACACCGGCATGCGTACAGCTGGTCATTATGATTAAACAATTATGTGTTTCTTTGCTGTGCTTCCTATTctctatatttcatataaaagcAGGGAGTCATTATGAATAAGGCCCTTCATTTCTATATAGGGTCTTGCGTTATGCAGACCTTTTTGTTGCCTCCATTTTATTTGATGGCCGGACCAAGCCTTGCCTCTTACcttaacaaaataaagaagtCTGTGAAGAAAAACTGCATATTGAGAggtgttttcattttttctatGTATTTGTTCCAACCGTGGATTAAATTTAAAGCCATATACGGGGTTTACACTGATGCAACGATATACGAACAAATTGTGAGCATGAAAGTTAAAAACACGTATTGCTATTTATGGACAGTTGCGTGAAGTTgaagtggggggtggggggggggggcacttgagTACCAGGAGTGAGTACACATTATTTTTGGTCATCTGAATCAGGTAACAGTCACATAATAGGTCAAAAGTACCCTAAAAGTGACTTGTAGACCCGTGATTTTATATTCAAGATAATATCAGTCAAGTGTGGTTCCTTAAAAACATCCTAAACTTAAATAAGCATCAGTCAACTGGATGGTAccaggagagggagggggggggagcaaaTTCTGACGTATGTCATTTCGAATGTGAAATGTAGGGTTGACAGAAAACCCACTTCATGTTCTTTCTGAAATACAACATGATCTTTAAACACATAAAAAGTTTCCAATATcaccacaaaacaaaaaaagaaatcgTTTCCAAAGGAGAAACAAACGAACCAAACAAAAAGAATTTTAAATGAAACCGGAAGatcctaaaaaaaaattatagtcCCCTGCGAATGAACGGGTTGTCTAGGAGTTCACAGTCATTGCCTGCAgatgatacaaaacaaaacattctgaAAGATAATATGGTTGTTCACAGTTTCAAACGTAATACTCTGTAACGTAAAGTTTGGAAGGAAATACATATGAAAGGAattgataataatcataatcaatcataataataataataatatgaaaggAATTGATAACAATcataatcaataataataataataataatcataatagaaAATCAGTTTCAATTTTGTAACCCCATATGTCTGCTGACTAAATCAATGGTCCAACCTGACGGCCACCACGCACAATAGTTTTTTAAATTAACCACGTCATTAAATCGACATATTGCTTGGGTCTTTTATATTCGCCATCATTTTCTTCACTGATTCTTTATAAATATTCCTTTACTCATACGGCCTACATGCACCAAGTGCTTGAAAACTAGATGAACTTACCGAGTAGACATCTTAAGGAGATGCACACTTGTTTCCTGTGGGGCATTTTGAGCCGTTCACACTCAATGTCATCAGCAACCAAGTTCCCAATACGACATTCTACCAACCGTCGCTGCATCCCCTTTCCACATTTCGTTGAGCACTTCAAGTAAAGTATAACAAGTGGAAAACGTTTTTTAGTTTTGAGTACACCACAAATGTGCGATGCCCAAGAATCAACTGCTAATTGATCCAAAAATACAACAGCGCAACGTGCAGAACCTCTTTTTGAACGCCATTAGATGTTACATCTAGTCGTTACATCTAGATGCTTCTTTAAGAAGTGGATCATGGCTTGTCTGAATAAGTTGTAGGCACTGCTTTAGCGTAAGTACACCTTGTTTGTGACGTTGCACCTCTTGGTCACCCAATCACAGGTAAATAACAACATGGATggattttgcatagcatttttgtaGTTACAAAAGATTGTGAAAACCTCGAAAACATATAGCGGAACTAGAGCGACCTAATTTGAATATACACAGATGGGCGAATGTGTTATTGCCATTACATGGTAATATTATCCGTGAAGTACCCAGTAAATTTTGCACTGAATTGTTGAGAATAAGTACTTGAGAGAATCTGAAAGAAAGTGAAACTACTTGAAGATTAAACACGACCAATAAAATATCGCCTGagaaataacatttcacttcTAAACTGTTTGGAGTAACCTCAGATGCTTTTTTATATCTAATTCAATCCATATGTTCCACTTAAGTAACTGGTAAACCTTTGAAAGTTGCATTTAATGCGCAAATATGTACCTACCTTTTCCACAATGCATGCCAATATAGTCTAAAGGTTTGATtttcaaaatcatgaaatttcaTGATCAATATATTTACGCAGAGTTCTATAGCCTATGAATTTCTTAAAATATGTGGTAAGCCGCCCTTTAAGAAAAACGTCATGAAGCTACTCTTAAAACTTGTTCTTACTTCCCCAAAGGACGAAGCAATGATCCATCTTGGTTGCAGATTGCAGTCTCCATTAGCACAAGCACGAGTATTCTCGGGCTTAGGTAGAGGACAATTGTTATCTGCTACCGGACCAATATCATTCATGCAAGCAACTGATCTTGTTTGTATTCCAGGCCCACAGGTCACTAGACAATTAGGGCCGTAAGGTTCAACAATCCAGTTACAACTTAGTTAACTTCAGTGTACAGATATTGCAACAAGTAGACCATACTTGTAACTGTTTATAAAGTTATAGGAATACTACAATTTGGTATAACATCCACTTTCGAGCAGGGATACGCTTATAACATCAAACAATGACTGTTGAAAGTACACATATCGATCACTGATCACGATTTTCGAACATTTTAGTGAAAGGtgtccaacccccccccccccccaaaaaaaaatgaaaatatcaatgCTTACATCGCCAAATGGACCAGCGAACCACTGTGGTGAGTTACAAGGCCCCGGGTTACAGATCCGAGTATCGGCAGGCATTGGAGTAGGACAATTACTATTTGCAACAGTTATGCCAAGACCGTTGAAACACGTAACTGATCTTGTCTGGATTCCACTTCCACAGGTAATAGAACAAGTTCCAAAAGCCCCGGTTATCCAATTACAACTGCCAACGTTACAAAGCTGCGTTGCCGGAGGTCGGGTTACAGGGTTACACATTGTATCGGCAACGGGAACATTATTCAGTACGCAACTGACTGTTCTTGTTTGCATGCCTTGTCCACAGTTAGCATTACACTAAGAGGAAGAAGATGAAAGAAAGGTTTAAAATTGCGGGTCGGGGTGAGGTGAAACATAATAAATCACTCACTACCTCGTTGTTTATCCTGCACGTTACTGATCGGGTTTGTACACCATTTCCACAAGGAGTGTTGCACTggcaatgaaatatatatgtataacctAGTTAACTTCAGTGTACAGATATTGCAACAAGTAGACCATACTTGTAACTGTTTTTAAAGGTTATAGGAAAACTACAATTTGGTATAACATCCACTTTCGAGCCGGGATACGCTTATAACATCAAACAATGACTGTTGAAAGTACACATATCGATCACTGATCACGATTTTCGAACCTTTCAGTGAAAGGTGTGcaaaccaaaaataaattgaaaatatcaatGCTTACATCGTCAAATGGACCAGCGAACCACTGTGGTGAGTTACAAGGCCCCGGGTTACAGATACGAGTAACGGCAGGCATTGGAGTAGGACAATTACTATTTGCAACAGTTATGCCAAGACCGTTCAAACACGTAACTGATCTTGTCTGGATTCCACTTCCACAGGTAACAGAACAAGTTCCAAAAGCCCCAGTCATCCAATTACAACTGCCAACGTTGCAAAGCTGCGTTGCCGGAGGTCGGGTTACAGGGTTACACATTGTATCGGCAACGGGAACATTATTCAGTACGCAACTGACTGTTCTTGTTTGCATGCCTTGTCCACAGTTTGCATTACACTAAGAGGTAGAAGATGAAAgaaaggtttaaaaaaaattgcggTATCGGGGTGAGGTGAAACATAATAAATCACTCACTACATCGTTGTTTATCCTGCACGTGACTGGTCGGGTGTGTACACCATTTCCACAAGGAGTGTTGCACTggtaatgaaatatatatatagcttagtTAACTTCAGTGTACAGATATTGCAACAAGTAGGCCATACTTGTAACTGTTTTTAAAGGTCATAGGAAAACTACAATTTGGTATTACACCCACTCTCAAGCAGGGATGCGCTTATAAAATCAAACAATGACTGTTGAAAGTACACATATCGATCACTGATCACGATTTTCGAACCTTTCAGTGAAAGGTGTGCAAACcaaaaattaattgaaaatatCAATGCTTACATCGCCAAATGGACCAGCGAACCACTGTGGAGAGTTACAAGGCCCCGGGATACAGATCCGAGTAACGGCAGGCATTGGAGTAGGACAATTACTATTTGCAACAGCTATGCCAAGACCATTAATACACGTAACTGATCTTGTCTGGATTCCACTTCCACAGGTAACAGAACAAGTTCCAAAAGCCCCAGTTATCCAATTACAACTGCCAACGTTACAAAGCATCGTTGCCGGAGGTCGGGTTACAGGGTTACACAATGTATCGGCAACGGGAACATTATTCAGTTCGCAATCGACTGTTCTTGTTTGGATGCCTTGTCCACAGTTAGCATTACACTGGAAGAAGATGAAAGAAAGGTTTAAAATAAAAGGTTAATATATCTAATAGCCAATAGGAACAAAGGAACGTAGAACTACGGTTTCGTTCAGTAAATCTCTAGAATTCTTATTTATAATGGGAAGTAACGGTAAATACCTGTCCGAGGTCACCAGTAACCCATTGTGCGCACACCCCCACTAGACAAGGTCTCGTGGTGTCTGGTTTGGGACCAACAGCACCCTCACAGACAGTATCTGCTACGGTTACCTGTACACCATTTTCTTGTTCAATGCAGGTCACCACCCTAGTTTCGATTCCGTCACAAGTAGCTGAACAAGCACTCCAAGGGCTCTCATTCCAACTGCGAAATAAGCAAGGAAATCGCGAATTTGAACTGCTTATAAGGGTTTAAATTGATAtgatacatgtaatgtataatCAGTGGAAGAGCAGTGGTAACTAGAATTCCTCAAACATAAAATATGCACAATATCTTTCCATATCTGAAGACTTGGTAAACTGATATCTATAAGATGTCCACAGCCGTCGTCCCTAACCAGCTAAGGCACAAGTGAGAACAAATGCGTAACATATAATTGATTTAAGTTCATTCCTCCCTTACCCCTTCTCTTGCGAATACTCACTCCGATCTACCTAGCTTATTACAATCGGTTTTACTACGCCCCAGGTGACCATTTCTGGTTAGCATACGCGCAAGTTAACCTTCAGTTACCCTTATCTTGATATTTCACCTTATGGAACATAAGAAGTTTACGGAACTGATGCGAGCATCACGAGTGATTGCTAACTGTAGCgtcatgtaataataataataataataataataacagagatttataatgcgcacatatcCACCCTAcagggtgctcaaggcgcaacATGGAAAAAAGTCAAAAAGAACTACTGGAAAGCTTCACGCATAAGGTGAGTTTTAAGGTGTTTCTTGAAAGCTGCAATACTGGTGCATGACTTCAGTTCATATGGTAAAGTGTTCCAAAGGCGTGGGGCGGCAACCCTGAAAGACCTGTCACCCCACAAATGTTTAGACCTGTGTTCCTGGAGGTTAAGCGTGCTGCTTGAACGAAGATTCCGTGATGGAGAGTACAATTGGAGTAATTCTGAAACATACATAGGAGCCATGTTATTAAGTGATTTAAAAGCAATGAGTAGAATTTTGTAGATAATCCTATAAGAAATAGGTAGCCAGTGTAGATCTCGTAGTATAGGTGTTATATAAGACGATTTTCTTGACAAAGTTACAACTCTAGCTGCAGTATTCTGAAGACGTTGAAGTCGGGAGAGCTGAGATTGTGGTAAACCAAAGAGTAAGGCATTTCCATTATCCAGACGAGAAGTGATAAATGAATGAACGATTTGTTCAGCAGCAACACGATTTAAGTACTTTCGAATCCTACCAATGTTCCGAATGTGTAATGAGGATGAACGGATAACATTAGAGATATGTGGTTTCATCGTCATGAAAGAATCAAAGACCACTCCTAGACTTCTAGCTTGAGAAACAGGAACAATTTGTGAGTCCCCAATTCGTATAAAAGGGAGACTGATCTTTGATAGTAGTTGCCGAGATCCGAAAAGCACAAATTCAGTTTTATCATCATTCAGTTTAAGGAAGTTTTGCTGCATCCAACACCGAATTTCTTGTATACAATTTTCCATAATTCTGAGTGATGAGTCAGCATCGTGTTGACAGGATTTGAATGAGAAGTAGATCTGAGTGTCATCAGCATAAACATGATACTGGAGATTATACTTGAGGATAATATCTCGAACTGGATAAGTATAGATAGTGAAGAGTTGAGGACCCAAAACCGAGCCTTGTGGAACAGAGTAGTCGAGAACAACAGCATCGGAGATGGCATTACCGATGCAGATATGTTGTGGCCTCTGTGATAGATAAGACTTACACCAGTTGAGCACTGTATCTCGTAGGCCAAGATGATTCCGGAGTCTAGATATTAACACGTCATGATCGACAGTATCAAAAGCAGCACTCAAGTCGAGAAGAACAAGGGCAGTGATCATTCCATTGTCTAATGCAGTCAATATATCGTTGTTGACCCTAATAAGAGCGGTCTCAGTACCATGGTTTTGTTTGTACGCAGACTGGAAAACATCAGATAAATTGTTGTCAGAAATGTGATCATTTATCCTAGATGAAACAACACGTTCAATAGTTTTTCCAAGGAATTTCAGGTTAGAGACAGGGCGATAATTTTTCAAGATCTCCCTGTCCAAACCAGCCTTTTTCAAGAGTGGACGAATGTATGATTGGATTGAAGAAATCAGAATTTGAAAGCTGTTGCCAAACAATAGTAGTTACCCTGACCAAAAGAAATGAACGTTGACCATCAGTGACACAATCTATTATCCGATGGAAGAATGATGGCTCTGGCGGCTGTTGCCAAACAAAAATAGCTACCGTGACTAACAGCCAGAAATGGTGACTCCGGTGATGTAAGAAATCATGCAATGATTGTGAATCTGGGAGATGTTGCTAGGCAATGCAGCTACCCGGCCCAAACTTCACGACTTTGTCCCCAGTGATGTCACAACAAAAACTTCAAAACGGCAATAACCGTTACGTACGCTGTACGAACGTCCCGATATGTAGAAAACAGTGACGTCATTGCTTAATTGGTGTAACGATTATGAATCTTATACCTGGTAGAATAAGGTCGTAATAGTATCCTTTTTAATTTCCTgttccccccccctttttttgagTGGTGATTTCGGTCAGTCAAACTGTGTTGTGTTCTACTTTGCCAGATAAACAGTAATAATTGCTAGAGCGAGTCTAACGTGAAATGCGTGCGGTAGTCAAAACACGTTGATGGTTGTG encodes:
- the LOC139964809 gene encoding uncharacterized protein produces the protein MADVAKLLKELLPTLNEVFEKEILISGVIQTNLPADNFGFWLTQGVPFGLIFIHLLMAVLGERDVGRCFVPKVEGQPLTQSQIQYITEMCLDQATHYECFDESNGEFKDVCRASPCDNMTETLHINNTYPNSDKTNVFETLFFYRYYVWFLVAFTFLRALPQIVWKLSYTADVRKAIQDIAVIAEFQHAMCGVMSLVSGDSTGEMVASTSSSSINTNYKYPKWMKSMNRIVLEEVSKRASKVILFRAYVMRKLADIILDLVIIGTFIWFQYDRTPFDQIVFVCDLHGDRDNIFLCDSIHRRFVPCTVSFGFEFMITAFLVFFIMVGDCLLQLFVTLAFTRVGHRIIRKLTCGYWFGKAVLYWDPFISQELELNQNKQWMHFDQSFMHSPNDLYLVGLMYKQSSVMHGHFLKMMAEKMLEQLRPAFDYLRQTAEHNSNPSVFRSRSRISTNLRDDDNDRSEDDTTRDPPEQSSQTEQTGFDFEGSSQFSQYSVPYSHL